From the genome of Scytonema hofmannii PCC 7110, one region includes:
- a CDS encoding response regulator transcription factor, translating into MNILFVEDESKIANFVQAGLKEQGFVVDYCDNGDEGYIRAMENQYDAVVLDIMVPGKDGLSILKHLRRAGRNVPVILLTARNELDDRLEGFNLGADDYIAKPFFVEELVARIHAVIRRSTGDRQNLLCVGSIKLDRITREVTCNQQVVELTTREFNLLEYLMRSPGRVLTRTQILEHVWGYDFNPNTNVVDVCIQRIRKKIDTIGGSDGIESVRGVGYRFCKPES; encoded by the coding sequence ATGAATATTTTGTTTGTTGAAGATGAGTCAAAAATTGCCAATTTTGTCCAAGCCGGGTTGAAAGAACAGGGATTTGTCGTTGATTACTGCGATAATGGTGATGAAGGATACATTCGAGCAATGGAGAATCAGTACGATGCTGTCGTACTTGATATTATGGTACCGGGTAAGGATGGGCTTTCTATCCTTAAACATTTGCGTCGGGCAGGGCGGAATGTGCCAGTGATTTTACTGACGGCTCGTAATGAATTAGATGACCGACTTGAAGGGTTCAACCTTGGGGCAGATGACTATATTGCCAAACCGTTTTTTGTTGAAGAGTTGGTTGCCCGCATTCATGCTGTTATCCGTCGAAGTACTGGCGATCGCCAAAACCTACTTTGCGTTGGTTCAATCAAATTGGATCGTATTACGCGAGAAGTCACTTGCAATCAACAGGTTGTGGAACTGACGACTCGCGAGTTCAATCTCTTAGAATACTTGATGCGTTCTCCCGGACGAGTTCTTACCCGCACGCAAATCCTAGAACACGTTTGGGGGTACGATTTTAACCCAAATACTAATGTAGTTGATGTGTGTATTCAAAGAATTCGTAAAAAAATAGACACGATTGGAGGATCGGATGGGATTGAAAGTGTGCGGGGAGTTGGGTATCGTTTTTGTAAGCCAGAGTCTTGA
- a CDS encoding S8 family peptidase — protein MEQEQLIILRNTSRVDLSDLFSGRSRSLQSMRASEGISLRLDVESLDKRDIFEVRRDPEVVSIAPPMPIALVKPVACQQREASPETGVTWGVSVTRAAESPFTGKGVTVAVLDSGIDAEHEAFRGVQLVQRDFTGEGNGDNYGHGTHCAGTLFGQPINGLRYSIAPDIQCALIGKVLNGVGGGTTAGIYQALLWAINESAHVISLSLGLDFPGYVDKLVSEKEYPMDLATSKALEAYRANIRLFESLAELTRARGTVFQQGAVVIAAAGNESKRDIKPDYELAVTPPAAADGIISVGALRTAGAPHNALTVADFSNTGVNISAPGVDIYSAAVGGGYIDMSGTSMATPHVAGVAALWAEKILTETRTVSLTELSARLIGQATKARIATGVDPLDIGAGLVQAPLS, from the coding sequence ATGGAACAAGAGCAACTTATTATTCTCCGTAACACCAGTCGTGTAGATTTAAGCGATCTGTTTTCAGGGCGATCACGTTCTCTACAATCGATGCGAGCATCGGAAGGAATTAGCCTTCGCCTTGATGTGGAATCACTCGACAAGCGAGATATCTTTGAAGTGCGACGAGATCCTGAGGTTGTGAGTATTGCACCACCTATGCCAATTGCACTTGTCAAACCAGTTGCTTGCCAACAAAGGGAAGCTTCTCCTGAAACTGGTGTGACTTGGGGGGTGAGCGTCACTAGAGCAGCAGAAAGCCCTTTTACTGGCAAAGGCGTAACAGTTGCAGTTCTCGATAGTGGAATTGATGCCGAACATGAAGCTTTCCGAGGAGTTCAACTCGTACAGCGCGATTTTACTGGTGAAGGCAATGGTGACAATTACGGTCATGGTACGCACTGTGCTGGAACTCTATTCGGTCAGCCAATCAACGGCTTGCGTTATAGCATAGCACCTGATATTCAATGTGCATTAATTGGTAAAGTCTTAAATGGTGTGGGCGGCGGTACAACTGCAGGAATATATCAAGCATTGTTATGGGCTATTAACGAAAGCGCCCATGTCATTTCCTTATCGCTTGGCTTGGATTTTCCAGGATATGTAGACAAATTGGTTAGTGAAAAAGAGTATCCTATGGACTTAGCAACATCGAAAGCGTTGGAGGCTTATCGAGCAAATATTCGTTTATTTGAAAGTTTAGCAGAATTAACTCGTGCGAGAGGTACAGTGTTTCAACAAGGTGCGGTGGTTATTGCAGCAGCAGGTAACGAAAGTAAGCGAGACATTAAGCCTGACTATGAATTGGCTGTCACTCCACCTGCTGCTGCAGATGGAATCATTTCTGTAGGAGCACTCCGCACTGCTGGCGCTCCACACAATGCTTTAACAGTAGCCGATTTTTCCAATACGGGTGTGAATATTTCTGCTCCTGGTGTTGACATTTATTCTGCCGCAGTAGGTGGTGGTTATATTGACATGAGCGGAACGAGCATGGCAACTCCTCATGTTGCTGGAGTTGCAGCACTTTGGGCAGAAAAAATCTTGACTGAGACCAGGACTGTCAGTTTAACTGAGTTAAGTGCTCGATTAATTGGTCAAGCAACAAAAGCTCGAATAGCAACTGGTGTCGATCCTTTGGATATTGGTGCAGGGCTTGTACAGGCACCGCTTAGTTAG
- a CDS encoding NYN domain-containing protein translates to MNISAFNKEKNQYRLLKEKDKSNWQSDNKENNTNFSDMTFNKYIFGNSDRGRVAIFIDGANLFHAGLQLNIEIDYAKLLCCLTENARLLRAFFYTGVDRNNEKQQGFLLWMRRNGYRVVTKDLVLLPDGSKKANLDVEIAVDMINLAPYYDTAVLVSGDGDLAYAVNALTYQGVRVEVVSIRAMTSDSLIDVADYFVDIDYLKQYIQKDSNSCYSYRPLSNSNF, encoded by the coding sequence ATGAATATATCGGCTTTTAACAAAGAAAAAAATCAATACCGATTACTCAAAGAAAAAGACAAATCAAATTGGCAGAGTGATAATAAAGAAAATAACACAAATTTTTCCGACATGACATTTAATAAATACATTTTTGGTAATTCCGATCGAGGTCGAGTCGCTATTTTTATAGATGGAGCTAACTTATTTCATGCAGGTTTACAACTCAACATTGAAATTGATTATGCAAAATTACTTTGTTGTTTGACAGAGAATGCAAGGCTTTTGCGTGCTTTTTTTTATACGGGTGTCGATCGCAATAATGAGAAACAACAGGGTTTTTTGCTGTGGATGCGGCGAAATGGCTACCGTGTAGTCACTAAAGATCTTGTTTTACTTCCCGATGGTTCCAAAAAAGCCAATTTGGATGTAGAAATTGCTGTGGACATGATAAATTTAGCTCCTTATTATGATACTGCAGTATTGGTAAGTGGTGATGGAGACTTAGCATACGCTGTTAATGCTCTCACTTACCAGGGCGTTCGAGTTGAAGTTGTTAGCATCAGGGCCATGACAAGCGATAGTTTAATTGATGTTGCTGACTACTTTGTTGACATAGATTATCTCAAACAGTACATACAGAAAGACTCAAATTCGTGCTATAGCTATCGCCCATTGTCGAATTCTAATTTTTGA
- a CDS encoding ATP-binding protein, with the protein MQLRSFRLRIALLSAALAGSALIGFGVTAWWQISDAKLSRLDAQLENRLFLVASPRFYNRWQSYETLIERELKTDTETPVALLVMDRNGTILYQSNSWSVELKANSLWSPRPHFFRIPTPPDRQSPLSSSSEQQPRKKLRSRYRRSLGEPPPPPRFVTQQTTEGTWRVGAVTFPQALVAIAVSLNAVDREMVAIRNIFLVSIPGALLLVAGGAWGISGSALRPIRRLNKAIEQITVKGLDQRVPLGTSDVEFVKLIQVFNQMLERLERSFKQASRFSADAAHELKTPLAILQGELEQTLQQAEPGSQIQQNLSHLLDEVQRFSGIVRKLLLLSLADTGQMSLHQVEVDISQLLIEMTEDIELLAPHLNVQTEMTSELRTWGDRDLLTQILQNLLSNAIKYNLPEGWIKIYGYQQVGTVFVTIRNSSQNIPPSDRERIFDRFYRGDPARTRKVDGVGLGLSLAREIARYHGGDLTLDPTPVRQTAFTLRLPKR; encoded by the coding sequence GTGCAACTTCGTTCGTTTCGTCTCCGAATCGCTCTGTTATCTGCCGCACTTGCTGGTAGTGCCCTGATTGGATTTGGGGTAACTGCTTGGTGGCAAATTTCTGATGCCAAACTCAGTCGCCTTGATGCACAGTTGGAAAATCGTCTATTTCTAGTAGCTAGCCCACGATTTTACAATCGCTGGCAGTCCTATGAAACTTTAATAGAACGGGAATTGAAGACCGATACAGAAACACCCGTTGCACTTTTGGTGATGGACAGAAATGGTACTATTCTATACCAATCTAATTCCTGGTCAGTTGAGTTGAAAGCTAATAGCTTGTGGTCTCCACGTCCACATTTTTTTCGCATACCTACACCTCCCGATAGGCAAAGTCCTCTATCTTCATCAAGCGAACAACAGCCTCGAAAAAAATTGCGTTCGCGTTATCGTCGTTCTTTAGGTGAACCGCCTCCCCCTCCGCGATTTGTTACCCAACAAACTACAGAGGGAACCTGGCGTGTTGGTGCAGTGACTTTTCCTCAAGCCTTAGTTGCGATCGCAGTCAGCTTAAACGCTGTTGATCGAGAAATGGTTGCGATTCGCAATATCTTCCTCGTGTCGATACCTGGTGCGCTTCTTTTAGTCGCCGGAGGTGCGTGGGGAATTTCTGGCAGTGCTTTACGTCCAATTCGGAGATTAAACAAGGCAATTGAGCAAATAACTGTCAAAGGGCTAGATCAAAGGGTTCCTCTTGGTACAAGTGATGTTGAATTTGTCAAGTTAATTCAAGTGTTTAACCAGATGTTGGAACGTCTCGAACGCAGTTTCAAACAAGCGTCTCGTTTTAGTGCTGATGCTGCCCACGAACTGAAAACTCCACTTGCCATTCTACAAGGAGAATTAGAACAAACTTTGCAACAAGCGGAACCTGGTTCTCAAATACAACAAAATCTGAGTCATTTGCTAGATGAGGTGCAGCGTTTTAGTGGGATTGTGCGTAAACTGCTACTGCTATCTCTAGCCGATACTGGGCAAATGAGTTTGCATCAAGTAGAGGTAGATATATCTCAACTCTTAATCGAGATGACGGAAGATATAGAACTGCTTGCACCTCACTTAAATGTTCAAACGGAAATGACTTCTGAATTGCGTACTTGGGGCGATCGCGATCTACTCACTCAAATTTTACAAAACCTCCTCAGTAACGCGATTAAATACAATCTTCCAGAAGGTTGGATAAAAATTTACGGTTACCAGCAAGTAGGAACTGTGTTTGTCACTATTAGGAATTCCTCTCAAAATATTCCACCAAGCGATCGCGAACGAATTTTTGACCGTTTCTATCGCGGCGATCCTGCCAGAACGCGTAAAGTTGATGGTGTGGGATTGGGGCTGAGTCTAGCAAGGGAAATTGCGAGATATCATGGTGGCGACTTAACTCTTGACCCAACACCAGTCCGTCAGACTGCTTTTACTTTGCGTTTGCCAAAAAGATAA